The Lacrimispora xylanolytica genome has a segment encoding these proteins:
- a CDS encoding terminase small subunit, with product MALTAKQKIFADEYLIDLNATRAYKVAYPKVKKDETAKSAASRMLTNVNVASYVEKRMKDREKRTEITQDMVLKELAKIGFADVTDFVTIENKGTYKAVQVKATEEMPGDKLGAIAGIKEGANGIEIKLNDKGKALELIGRHLGMFKEKVDVNIQTSEKLDDIMSQMGGEGLEE from the coding sequence ATGGCATTAACAGCCAAACAGAAAATATTTGCAGATGAATACCTGATTGATCTTAATGCTACCAGAGCTTACAAGGTGGCATATCCCAAGGTTAAGAAAGATGAAACTGCTAAATCAGCGGCAAGTAGGATGTTAACCAATGTTAACGTTGCGTCTTATGTTGAAAAGCGCATGAAAGACCGAGAAAAGCGTACTGAGATCACTCAGGACATGGTTTTAAAGGAACTTGCAAAAATCGGCTTTGCGGATGTCACTGATTTTGTGACGATTGAAAACAAAGGGACCTATAAAGCGGTACAGGTCAAAGCTACAGAAGAAATGCCGGGGGATAAGCTTGGAGCCATTGCTGGGATCAAGGAAGGTGCGAACGGAATTGAAATCAAGCTGAACGATAAAGGGAAAGCCCTGGAGCTGATCGGGCGGCACTTGGGTATGTTCAAGGAAAAGGTGGATGTAAATATCCAGACTTCCGAAAAGCTGGATGATATCATGTCCCAGATGGGTGGTGAGGGCCTTGAAGAGTAG
- a CDS encoding phage tail tube protein, which produces MDNLGVFPVYGLVFKIGTKGKDSKDSDMTEIADMESFEISIDGGVQDWTPMTTKGWGRTLMTSKKFKVSLKGKRNIGDPGNDYVASVAWKDGLECSTKALIEFPDGATLKYDCVLDVKSVYGGDSTSVAPLEFDMVGDGRPVYTPGDSGSDNKSSSDNKASSGK; this is translated from the coding sequence ATGGATAATTTAGGCGTATTTCCAGTCTATGGTTTGGTGTTTAAGATTGGAACTAAAGGAAAAGACAGCAAAGATAGTGATATGACTGAGATTGCTGACATGGAAAGTTTTGAAATCAGCATTGATGGGGGTGTTCAGGACTGGACGCCAATGACAACAAAGGGATGGGGACGTACTCTAATGACCTCTAAGAAATTCAAGGTTAGCTTAAAGGGAAAACGAAATATTGGAGATCCAGGAAATGACTATGTTGCTAGCGTTGCATGGAAAGATGGTCTGGAATGTAGTACCAAGGCATTGATTGAATTTCCAGACGGGGCAACTCTAAAATACGATTGTGTATTAGACGTGAAGTCCGTTTATGGTGGAGATTCTACCAGTGTAGCTCCGTTGGAGTTTGATATGGTGGGAGATGGTCGTCCGGTTTATACACCAGGAGACAGTGGCTCTGACAATAAATCAAGTTCTGACAATAAAGCAAGTTCCGGAAAATAA
- a CDS encoding phage minor capsid protein, translating to MSRKQESPSDGAYNLRKVFEEIELDLIKNLKRNLTHHEKEEKEEGFRWEMWQKAKLRNLFNFRKENQDIVDSHSSEIKETIEKTLQGGFDKAKKALYRLIRSAGQSLSLPKPVEKEDLDIPTKAEESFFGINEDKVNVMQETAEDTFHPEGEEKVLTGRDNDQKVEDLKAQVSKDMQKVQGTVWRYMDDVYRQTIYKTGMYMAAGTKSLDQAIDMATKDFLNAGINSIEYKSGRRVNIASYAEMSLRTASQRATFLAEGKLRDQWGIHTVFVSAHANTCSKCAPWQGKVLVDDVFSHGTAEEARELGVPLLSEAMSAGLLHPNCRHTIATYFPGITVLPTVPDSKKANKRYKAEQVQRALERKTRKQKRIVEGAADSNTTKAANQKLSELQNEMREHLDAHPDLRRAPEREKTRGLWEEPGKEKKKQGKKS from the coding sequence ATGAGCCGGAAACAGGAGTCGCCCAGTGACGGTGCATACAACCTTCGGAAAGTCTTCGAGGAGATAGAACTTGATCTCATTAAGAACCTTAAGCGAAACCTAACACACCATGAAAAGGAAGAGAAAGAGGAAGGCTTCCGGTGGGAGATGTGGCAGAAAGCAAAACTCCGAAACCTCTTTAATTTCAGGAAAGAAAATCAGGATATTGTAGACAGCCACAGCTCTGAGATCAAGGAAACCATTGAAAAGACATTACAAGGCGGTTTTGACAAGGCTAAAAAGGCGTTGTATCGTCTGATCAGATCCGCTGGCCAGTCATTAAGTCTTCCAAAGCCAGTGGAAAAAGAAGATTTGGATATACCAACTAAGGCAGAGGAGAGCTTTTTTGGAATCAATGAAGACAAAGTAAATGTGATGCAGGAAACAGCCGAGGATACATTCCACCCAGAAGGGGAAGAAAAGGTCTTAACTGGAAGAGATAATGATCAAAAGGTGGAGGATTTAAAGGCGCAGGTTAGTAAGGATATGCAAAAGGTGCAAGGAACTGTCTGGAGATACATGGATGATGTATACAGGCAGACAATCTATAAAACTGGAATGTATATGGCTGCCGGTACAAAATCATTAGATCAGGCCATTGATATGGCTACAAAGGATTTTCTAAATGCCGGAATCAACTCCATTGAATACAAATCTGGCAGACGGGTCAATATTGCCAGTTATGCAGAAATGTCTTTGCGTACTGCTTCCCAGCGGGCGACGTTTCTTGCTGAGGGAAAGCTAAGAGATCAATGGGGAATCCACACTGTCTTTGTGTCAGCTCACGCCAATACTTGCTCAAAGTGTGCGCCCTGGCAGGGAAAGGTGCTTGTCGATGATGTATTCAGCCACGGAACGGCAGAGGAAGCAAGGGAATTAGGCGTTCCTCTTTTGTCTGAGGCCATGAGCGCAGGATTGCTACACCCGAACTGCCGACACACCATAGCAACCTATTTTCCAGGCATAACAGTGCTCCCCACTGTACCAGATAGTAAAAAGGCAAATAAGAGGTATAAGGCAGAGCAGGTGCAACGAGCCCTTGAAAGAAAAACCCGAAAACAGAAACGTATTGTAGAAGGGGCAGCAGATAGCAATACGACAAAAGCAGCAAACCAGAAACTATCAGAGCTGCAAAATGAGATGAGGGAACATTTAGATGCTCACCCAGATCTAAGAAGAGCTCCTGAGCGAGAAAAAACACGAGGTTTATGGGAGGAACCTGGTAAAGAAAAAAAGAAACAGGGTAAGAAAAGTTAG
- a CDS encoding terminase encodes MKSSSFPLSQKYLDFINTVNGVDADFLEGTTASGKTTVGAGVKFMRMVSRSSKKLHIIASKTTGTAEKNVIQQDNGILDIHPGARYYGNGDKDYKIPHIVFEGKIIFVLGYDNRDKWELVLGSQFGCVYIDEINTANIDFVREISTRNDYLMATLNPDDPNLPIYKEFINRSRPYKKYAADVPAEIMAELTETPVPKWRYWFFTFRDNLSLTKEAIEKKIRSAPPGTKLYKNKIQGLRGKATGLIFSNFDRKKHVVTKEHAKQFIRNQNDRHQTEWFVHFSAGLDTSYSQKSPDTISMSFIGITNRGNCYVLDEKVYNNADMGTPLAPTDTVRNFIDFLDRNRSEWGFARDTFIDSADQATITEFLKYKRLNGCVYNFNDAWKKEQIIDRIINQLNWFADAGTKPCFYIVETCVNYIRELEVYSWLEDKDNTPEDKNDHMINSVQYSWLPYEVKIGTGRRGS; translated from the coding sequence TTGAAGAGTAGTAGCTTCCCTTTGTCCCAGAAATACCTTGATTTCATAAACACAGTAAATGGAGTTGATGCAGACTTCCTGGAGGGAACAACTGCTAGCGGTAAAACAACAGTTGGTGCCGGTGTTAAGTTCATGCGTATGGTCAGCCGGAGCAGTAAGAAGCTGCACATTATTGCATCAAAGACAACCGGTACCGCAGAAAAGAATGTGATACAGCAGGATAATGGGATTTTGGATATTCACCCAGGGGCAAGATATTATGGGAACGGTGACAAGGATTATAAGATTCCTCATATCGTATTTGAGGGAAAGATCATATTTGTATTGGGATATGATAATCGGGATAAATGGGAGCTGGTCCTGGGTTCCCAGTTTGGCTGTGTTTACATAGACGAGATCAACACGGCTAATATTGATTTTGTCAGAGAGATTTCAACCAGAAACGATTATCTCATGGCAACGCTTAATCCGGACGATCCAAACCTCCCTATTTACAAAGAATTTATTAACCGCTCCCGGCCGTATAAAAAGTACGCTGCCGATGTGCCAGCGGAGATCATGGCAGAACTTACAGAAACGCCAGTACCTAAGTGGAGGTACTGGTTTTTTACGTTTAGGGATAACCTTTCTCTAACAAAAGAAGCCATTGAGAAAAAGATCCGATCAGCTCCACCAGGAACGAAGCTATACAAAAATAAGATACAGGGGCTACGTGGTAAAGCAACCGGCCTGATTTTCAGTAACTTTGACCGCAAGAAGCATGTGGTCACAAAGGAGCACGCAAAGCAATTTATACGGAATCAGAATGACCGCCATCAGACAGAATGGTTTGTACACTTTTCAGCAGGACTTGATACGTCTTATTCCCAGAAGTCACCGGATACCATATCCATGAGCTTTATCGGTATCACGAACCGGGGCAACTGCTATGTGCTTGATGAAAAAGTATACAACAATGCAGATATGGGAACGCCTCTGGCCCCAACAGATACGGTCCGTAACTTTATTGACTTCCTCGATCGCAACCGGAGTGAGTGGGGCTTTGCCAGAGATACCTTTATTGATTCTGCTGACCAGGCAACTATAACAGAGTTCTTAAAGTATAAGCGCTTGAACGGTTGTGTTTACAATTTCAATGATGCCTGGAAGAAAGAACAGATCATTGACCGTATCATCAATCAGTTAAACTGGTTTGCCGACGCAGGAACAAAGCCTTGCTTCTATATCGTGGAGACATGCGTTAATTACATTCGGGAGCTTGAGGTCTATAGCTGGTTGGAAGACAAGGACAACACACCAGAGGACAAGAATGATCACATGATAAACAGCGTGCAGTACTCATGGCTGCCATACGAAGTGAAAATTGGAACAGGAAGGAGGGGTTCGTAA
- a CDS encoding capsid protein codes for MGWFKDMYFKLLKIVHAKERQVVIKEPLSFQGNVLKNKIWYRGDPSELEQFFKQTAYCDVFKARFWASVPYRKVRKIHSGIVGIVVDRFKDIITADLNDISFGEKGDNQPLKQLWDEIAEDNNFDGLLGEAVAGALSAGDGAFKISLDTVSNYPIIEFYEADHVEYKYQRGRLIEIIFSTVYPYPNNETKEYRLEETYGKGYVTYKLFDDGGEEVKLNTLPETAIYEDTAFDGDYIMGVPLIFFTSSKWKGRGKALFEGKTDDLDALDEVISQWLDAVRKGRVNRYIPEDMVPRDPNTGQLIEPNEFDNDYIAIGAVKKEGYSDKIEVVQPQISYEAYLNSYTSFLDLALQGIISPATLGIDLKKTDNADSQREKEKITTHTRGTLVKVLGKVLPELVSKVMMTYDQMQEKTPGEYKVSVKFGEYAAPGFDAVVETVSKARTSGVMSIEKSIDEMYGDTLSKSEKAEEVKRIKIEQGILESEEPEVAGYDGMEGAINEPETGVAQ; via the coding sequence ATGGGTTGGTTTAAGGATATGTATTTTAAATTGCTTAAGATTGTACATGCAAAAGAGAGACAGGTGGTTATAAAGGAACCGCTTTCCTTTCAAGGAAATGTCTTGAAAAATAAGATCTGGTACCGAGGAGATCCGTCAGAGTTAGAACAGTTCTTTAAACAGACTGCATACTGTGATGTATTCAAAGCAAGGTTCTGGGCTTCCGTTCCATACCGGAAAGTAAGGAAAATCCATTCCGGTATTGTGGGAATTGTAGTGGACCGCTTCAAAGATATTATAACGGCAGATCTAAACGATATCAGCTTTGGAGAAAAAGGAGATAATCAACCTTTAAAGCAGTTATGGGATGAAATTGCTGAGGATAACAACTTCGACGGCCTCCTGGGCGAAGCGGTGGCCGGTGCTCTATCAGCTGGAGATGGTGCTTTTAAAATAAGCCTAGATACAGTTAGCAATTATCCAATCATAGAGTTTTATGAGGCAGATCATGTGGAGTACAAATATCAGCGGGGCAGATTAATTGAGATTATCTTTTCCACTGTGTACCCTTACCCAAATAATGAGACAAAGGAATACCGCCTGGAAGAAACCTATGGAAAGGGTTATGTGACTTACAAGCTGTTTGATGATGGAGGAGAGGAAGTCAAGCTTAATACCCTTCCAGAAACAGCAATCTATGAAGATACTGCTTTTGATGGTGATTATATTATGGGGGTGCCCCTTATCTTCTTTACATCAAGCAAGTGGAAGGGACGAGGCAAGGCGTTATTTGAGGGAAAGACGGACGATCTGGACGCTTTAGACGAAGTAATCAGCCAGTGGCTTGATGCCGTTAGGAAAGGAAGGGTGAACCGGTATATCCCGGAAGATATGGTTCCCAGGGATCCAAACACAGGGCAGCTCATTGAGCCGAATGAGTTTGATAACGATTACATAGCCATTGGAGCAGTAAAGAAAGAGGGCTACAGTGATAAGATTGAGGTAGTCCAACCTCAGATATCCTACGAGGCGTACCTAAACAGTTATACCTCCTTTCTGGATCTGGCCCTGCAGGGAATCATTTCCCCGGCCACTCTTGGTATTGATCTGAAAAAGACCGATAATGCCGATAGCCAAAGGGAAAAGGAGAAGATTACCACACATACTAGGGGGACACTGGTTAAGGTGCTGGGTAAAGTTCTTCCAGAACTGGTAAGTAAGGTTATGATGACTTATGACCAGATGCAAGAAAAAACACCTGGAGAGTATAAAGTTTCCGTCAAGTTTGGAGAGTATGCAGCCCCAGGATTTGATGCTGTAGTGGAGACGGTAAGCAAGGCACGGACTAGCGGTGTCATGAGCATAGAAAAGTCCATAGATGAAATGTATGGAGATACCTTGTCGAAGAGTGAAAAAGCAGAGGAAGTTAAGCGGATAAAGATTGAGCAAGGTATTTTAGAATCAGAGGAGCCAGAAGTTGCTGGCTATGATGGAATGGAGGGCGCAATAAATGAGCCGGAAACAGGAGTCGCCCAGTGA
- a CDS encoding TIR domain-containing protein, which produces MQVYNMLKKFGEVYIDSLSNNSINIQKDIFDNLYNCDVVLVLLPDSKLTSKWVMSEISLAKLLNKRIMQIYSSQILSFDLRNLF; this is translated from the coding sequence ATGCAAGTTTATAATATGCTAAAAAAATTCGGGGAAGTTTATATCGATTCTTTAAGCAATAATTCCATAAATATTCAAAAGGACATTTTTGATAATTTGTATAATTGTGATGTAGTGCTAGTATTACTGCCAGATAGTAAACTTACATCTAAATGGGTGATGTCGGAAATTAGTTTAGCTAAATTATTAAATAAAAGGATAATGCAAATATATAGTTCTCAAATATTATCATTTGATCTTCGTAATTTATTTTAG
- a CDS encoding DUF2971 domain-containing protein — protein sequence MSDIELLKEKYIKSVLLEEDPDLDLLKKIKPKSLFVYKSGQDYHLRSLKASREWMCDPGKFNDPFDCCIDIDIKHIFDMGLKHDQHLQEIYEKNSDNENALNNFILKNQEALSRKFESIKHSLYITCFSTSNQSIPMWSYYANKHEGFCVEYDFEEVFAMYGDCLFPVMYKERYDAALSMVKNEENIEDNWLLSFATKSKQWEHENEWRIMKVKKSAPLFDKTEDGGALAMPFPTAVHLGCRIKAEFERDVIKNIPFNKTKISRGSADKTEYKLMFS from the coding sequence ATGTCTGATATAGAGTTATTAAAAGAAAAGTACATAAAAAGTGTATTGCTTGAAGAAGATCCTGATCTCGATCTTTTAAAGAAAATTAAACCTAAAAGTCTATTTGTCTATAAGAGTGGTCAAGATTATCACTTAAGATCTCTGAAAGCCAGTAGAGAGTGGATGTGTGATCCTGGTAAATTTAATGATCCTTTTGATTGCTGTATCGATATAGATATAAAACATATATTTGATATGGGATTGAAGCACGATCAGCATTTGCAAGAGATTTATGAAAAAAATTCAGATAATGAAAATGCGTTAAATAATTTTATTCTTAAAAATCAAGAAGCATTATCAAGAAAATTCGAGTCAATTAAACACAGTTTATATATAACATGCTTTAGCACCAGCAATCAATCAATTCCTATGTGGAGTTATTACGCTAACAAACACGAAGGGTTTTGTGTGGAATATGATTTTGAAGAAGTTTTTGCTATGTATGGCGATTGCTTATTCCCCGTAATGTATAAAGAACGATATGATGCAGCGTTATCAATGGTTAAAAATGAAGAAAACATAGAAGACAATTGGTTGTTATCTTTTGCCACAAAATCAAAACAATGGGAGCATGAAAACGAATGGAGAATAATGAAAGTAAAAAAATCCGCGCCATTGTTTGATAAAACAGAAGATGGCGGAGCTTTGGCAATGCCGTTTCCGACAGCTGTTCATTTGGGGTGTAGAATCAAGGCGGAATTTGAAAGGGATGTTATAAAAAATATACCTTTTAATAAAACTAAAATATCCAGAGGGTCAGCGGATAAAACTGAATACAAATTAATGTTCTCGTAA
- a CDS encoding major capsid protein, translating to MAITLEESKKNVQDDLQIGVIDEFRKSNWILDHITFDDAVSPTGGGATPTYSYTRLKTQPTAQFREINKEYTPHEVTKERHSVDIKVFGGSYQIDRVIANMGGIVSEVELQQAQKIKAAQALFNDTFINGDSAVDSNAFDGLEKALAGSSTEYNAGTSVIDLSTSQMVTDNFQYFLDMLDEFLRGLDGEPSFIAGNTKLISKLRACARRASMYQVTKSDWGTNVESYGNIPFVDLGAKPGTNTEVVDIDATKGTTSLFAARLALDGLHGVSFAGVAPVQTWLPDFTTAGAVKTGEVEMNAAIALKASKAAGAFRNIKVK from the coding sequence ATGGCTATTACGTTAGAAGAATCAAAGAAAAATGTGCAGGACGACCTGCAGATCGGGGTGATTGATGAATTCAGAAAATCCAACTGGATCCTGGATCATATCACCTTTGATGATGCCGTTTCCCCAACTGGAGGCGGAGCAACCCCTACTTATTCCTACACCAGATTAAAAACACAGCCTACGGCGCAGTTTCGAGAGATTAACAAGGAATATACGCCTCATGAAGTAACCAAGGAACGTCATTCCGTTGATATTAAGGTATTTGGTGGATCATATCAGATTGACCGTGTAATTGCTAATATGGGCGGTATCGTATCGGAAGTGGAGCTTCAGCAGGCGCAGAAGATTAAAGCAGCTCAAGCATTGTTTAATGATACTTTCATCAATGGAGACAGTGCGGTGGACAGTAACGCTTTCGATGGCTTAGAAAAAGCCCTGGCTGGCAGCTCTACGGAGTACAATGCCGGAACATCGGTAATTGATTTATCAACTTCTCAGATGGTAACAGATAACTTTCAGTACTTTCTGGATATGTTAGATGAATTTCTTCGCGGCCTTGATGGGGAACCATCTTTCATTGCTGGAAACACTAAGTTGATTTCTAAGCTTAGAGCCTGTGCAAGGCGTGCGTCTATGTATCAGGTGACAAAGAGCGACTGGGGAACCAATGTGGAGTCATACGGAAACATTCCTTTCGTGGATTTAGGGGCAAAGCCTGGAACCAATACAGAGGTAGTGGACATTGATGCTACAAAAGGAACCACTTCCCTCTTTGCCGCAAGACTAGCGCTTGATGGACTCCACGGTGTGTCATTTGCAGGAGTGGCACCGGTTCAGACCTGGCTTCCTGACTTTACAACGGCAGGAGCAGTAAAGACCGGTGAGGTGGAAATGAATGCGGCCATTGCTTTAAAGGCTTCCAAAGCGGCTGGTGCATTTCGTAATATCAAGGTGAAATAA
- a CDS encoding phage scaffolding protein: protein MKKEDFVALGFSEEQATKAAEASKKELESYVPKADYDAANQAKGQLEKDIKDRDKQLEDLKKNSGDNAELQKQIETLQAENKAAMEKNEADMKELKLSTAITLALGESAQDAELVAGLFDKSKLILSDDGKVTGLEEQLKSIKESKPFLFKEDKAEPPKNTGFRPLGAPGQQTQTTTKTDDGKVDMKAAIEAKLQAQMPSK from the coding sequence ATGAAAAAAGAAGATTTTGTTGCACTTGGATTCAGTGAGGAACAGGCCACAAAGGCAGCGGAAGCGTCTAAAAAGGAGCTGGAGTCCTATGTCCCTAAAGCAGACTATGACGCTGCCAATCAGGCAAAAGGCCAGCTTGAAAAGGATATCAAGGACCGGGATAAACAGCTGGAGGATTTAAAGAAGAACAGCGGAGACAATGCCGAGCTTCAAAAACAGATTGAAACCCTGCAGGCAGAAAACAAAGCTGCAATGGAAAAGAACGAAGCAGATATGAAGGAGCTGAAGCTTTCCACTGCTATTACGCTGGCACTTGGTGAGTCTGCCCAGGATGCAGAACTGGTGGCTGGCTTATTTGATAAATCTAAGCTAATCCTTTCTGACGATGGGAAAGTCACTGGTCTGGAAGAGCAGCTAAAGTCCATTAAAGAATCTAAGCCGTTTTTATTTAAGGAAGATAAGGCAGAACCTCCAAAAAATACGGGCTTTCGTCCGCTTGGAGCTCCTGGTCAGCAAACTCAGACAACAACCAAAACCGATGATGGTAAGGTAGATATGAAAGCAGCTATTGAAGCAAAGCTTCAGGCCCAGATGCCATCCAAATAA
- a CDS encoding phage tail terminator protein, which produces MTLSDVKDYLKSKTDSPCWYIGKINGNDKQCIGIYSIQGPKRTIPIGGLKNKSYDTKAVSVLIHWGVDAVCAESKAQELYDLLYGQRGLIGGNEVFLFDMQTDCPVSVGTDNKGIYEHVINFVIYYKKGM; this is translated from the coding sequence ATGACACTGTCAGATGTAAAAGACTACCTGAAATCAAAGACAGATTCTCCCTGCTGGTACATAGGAAAAATCAATGGGAATGATAAGCAGTGCATTGGTATTTATTCCATTCAGGGACCAAAACGTACAATTCCAATTGGTGGCTTAAAGAATAAGTCTTATGATACAAAGGCAGTTTCCGTCCTGATTCATTGGGGAGTTGATGCAGTTTGTGCAGAATCAAAAGCGCAGGAACTATACGATCTCCTGTATGGGCAGAGAGGTCTTATAGGTGGTAATGAGGTGTTTTTATTCGATATGCAAACAGATTGCCCTGTGAGCGTAGGAACAGATAATAAGGGTATCTATGAACACGTAATCAATTTTGTTATTTATTATAAGAAAGGAATGTAA